The DNA window tactgaaatgcTAAATACATGAGGAACTTACGTACAAATGAAATTTAGAATGTCGAGCCGAGCACTGAGGCGCTTTCGCTCATTCGGCGCTCAGTGCAATGAgcgcggtggggggggggggcgggaattggagtggttgaacagcaaaataAAGCGATCCAGAAAATAAACATGAAGGGCAAGGATCTCGAagtagaaagttaagtatatcttagtttaaccagaccactgagctggttaatagctctcccagggctggcccgaaggattagatttattttacgtggctaagaaccaactggttacctagcaacgggacctacagcttgttgtggaatccgaaccacattatgacgagaaatgaatttctatcaccaaaaataaaatcctctaattctttattggccgctcggagagtcgaacgctgggccaacaggtgctagccgaaagctctacccacccatccaatgaagaactatctcGAAGTAGAACTGGGTGGAAATCACGTAGTTGCACAAAGAAAGAATAGTTAGAGAGGacggacagcaagactgaagaaaggaagcgggaatggagttaaagtaaaaggctaaatgaGTGAGCGCAGCTAAGGCTTGAAGGAACTCtgaaaacaccctttagtaattcctacagtgcgccacgtgaggttcgctgacggcactaccccctttaCGGGGACAGCAGACATGGTGACTAGCCACATTTATAGCTTGTGTTCACTTGCCTGGATGAAGGTGTTAACAACATACAACCCACTCCAAGCTGATCATTAACTAAAGCATATCTGAATCATGCAATCTGCTTTCAGTGTTCTCTGTCAGAAAGTTGTTCTCTTGTCATCAGGAGTGACGCGGTCAGAGTATATGTTATGCTCCAAGAATTTCTCTTTATATCGGTGCAAATGTTTGTGTGCCATTAGCATGATTGTCCATATTACCAGCGAAAAGGTTAGATGGAAATGTTATTCCATTGGCGTCTTCAATTTGACCTCTGAGATGAGATGTCTGTTCACAGTCTCTAATTCCATATCTAGGTTCTTGGATTTCAAGGCAATTGGTATCTACGGTGCGTGTGCAATGATATTGAATGTACTTATGATTAGAAATGCATTGAATGCTTTACTGATTATATaccgttttctttttttggcaTCAGTAATTGAAATAACTAAAAATCTGTGACTGGTTGGTACTCTTCACAGCAACGAAGCTAAATGTGAACATGCAAGATCTTTTATTTcatgcaaatgtatatatgcattccaTGCAAGTACCTATCCATAATTGGGATCTTATTTTGTACTAGGGTTAAAAAGTAATTATGAATCATCAATTAAGCTAAATTCTTAATATGATTAAAAGAGTCTATGACTTTCATAAGATTTATcttatgaattattgtttttgtttcgaGTTAGCTCTAAGGACACACCCCTTTACACACACTATGAATGGCAGTTACTACGACTGCTATGATTGGCTATACCTTCTGCTGAAACTAAAGTTTCTCTTGCTCATTATAGCTAAAGCCCTTCTTTCCTTTGTAAGGTTCATAAGCGAGATCAAAACCGTTTCAGATCGAAGATTAGTGTCATCCACTTGAAGAGAACCTTATCTTCTGAACATGTGCTCAGGAAAGTTACTGTCATTATTAGACAGAGCAGTCAATATGGTAATGAATCCATAGATTTTGCAATAACAACCTTGGCGACCTGGCACTGCAATCTAGAATGCATTCATCTTTCTCATTACAAATCTATTTTGACTGGAGTGCATACCAAATCATGCTTATTCCTGTACACACCCAAATTACAGGGCACAGAATAATCCATTTACATGTCAACACCAAGGGCCCTGCTATATAATGGGGTGAGATCTCGCTGTCATTCTCAGAGCTAGCTTGACATTCAGAGACTAAATCTGCAGTATCTCTCCTCGAGTTCTCACAATCACCATCAAGCAAAGATGTTGGAGCCGAGAAGACGTTCAGTTTTCGTCATCGTTCTGAGTCTTCTCCATCTTGTCTCCTCGGAGCCTAGGTCTCCCTTGACCAACAGAACATCAGACATGAAACTGGCAATGCCTCTGACCAAGTCTTCTCTGGTCAAGCTTCTGTCATCATGGATGCCGAATGCACCGGAAAAGTTGGCAAAAAGAGATGGCCTTACTGTACCCTTGCACTTGCCTTCTCTAGAACCCCCCGGCCAATGGCTTCAAGGAGAGTACTGCTCATTTACAGAGGTCATCCTCGAGCACTTCAGGCACTATGTATCTTTGCCCACTACCATCTTCAGCAACCTGCGAGGACCCAACGAGGTGTGTGACCACCTCAACGTCGACAAGGTCTCCATAGAACTCGACAGCCACCAAGAACTCATACCCACTTGGCTGAGAGATGCCACACTCATAGGAGAGTGCCCCTGGCAGCTGGTGAAGCGCAAGCTAGACGACGACATGGTTCCTCCCGAAATTCTGGAGGTGAATTGCCTGTGCAATGGTTTCCGGTGCTCGGAGGGAGGCCTTTTCAAGTGCACTCCGGTGACCCAGGAAGTGAAGATGTGGAGAAGCAGCACCTCCAAGAGCTACCTGCTGCAGCTTGACCGTATTCGGGTTACGATTGGCTGCGTCTGCGCCCAACGCCACAGCCCTGAGGCCGGCTTCGTTGACCATGTCGAGATTGACTAACTGTTTTGACCTTGAAGCTTGACCCACCTGTTAAAAGATCCTACTTGGAAAAACCGAGTAGAATTTTCAATGACTTCACGAAATAGGATTCACTGATAAAAAGAATAGATAACTCTAGCTAACTGTGTGAAGCACTGATATTGTAACCACTTATATAATACTCCTCAAGAGGATGTGATAATAGATATAAAGTTGATAGATATAACACATAGCTTTAAGACTCTTTGGAAATGAAAGGACTGTAAGAATTGATGGCATATTGTTGtatcaggataaaaaaaagcaaatgataagCTTTCTGTTTAGTCTGATGCTAGGTTGTTCATTCTGAAATAAAACAGATCCAATACATGCTGTAAATAGTTTACTTCTAATCCTCTGCCTAATTTCATCACTAAAAATATTCGTAATATTCAACTCAGTTTGCCTCTACAATAAAATCCAAGAATAACTATTAGTTTGTACATATGCAAACAAGGGTTGCAAATAACTGACTTTGACAATAGGGAAATGGCCTCAACGGCATAATGACAAGATATATAAAGATTGTTTGTATATGTACTTCAGCGCTAAGATATTTCACCACATGTTCACTCCTACCTTTTGAGTCACAGATGAACCCTCTTCCCGGAAAACGTCTACAACATTAGCTGCTTCTTTCACTTGCACATAGGACTCATCAGCATTGTATCAAAACTTCTACACCACATAGGACCCATCAGCATTGTATCAAAACTCCTACACACAATTTGCCATTCATCTCTACTGTACCTCTCTCACACCTCTTACAATGCACCTGTCCACCATGACAAGTAGGAATGTATCATAAATCCGGGGCCAAATAGGAAAACCATATAAATTTCACCCTTATTGGTTGAAATAGAATATGCAAATGGGAGAGAGTCTGGTTTGTGAGAGGTCaaagagaggaaattaaattcaAATGCAAAGATGTGGGATAGAGAAAATGGATCTTAACTGGAGTGTGAAACAACAGATGTTTGCAGTTGACACAGGACTGATCAAGGACAGTATATGCAGAGAAAGAAACTGCGCGTGCTAGTGAAAGCGTCTGAAAGTGTTTGCAGAAGGGGAAAGTTGAAAGTCAgtttcaaaaaattcaaaattcaaaaacttaaTTTCGGACACAAACGTCCATTGACAAACATGCACATAagcatacataaaaaaaccttcaaactcGAAAAGGATGAGACACTCTGAAGAGAATTAGAATCCTCATGGAAGCCAAAGGTTAAACATATGAAGGGgctgttgaaccaactctcctttatggaagtgaagcacagatgttaaatgtgaataaaaaaaaaaaaagatgaagattgTAAGACGATTATGATGTGACATACGGAGACATGAATAGGTGAGATATGTGGAGATACGAGTatgtaaaagtggaaaaaaagttattGCAGGTGAAAGGGTGGAATGGAGAGAAGCTTAATATCAAGGAAGTGAGATGATGAGGGCAAGAGAATGATGAATGACGCAATTTGCGTTGGGGAATTCGACGTATATACTTGAGAACCTTCAATGTTTATTTAGCTGTGAATATTGTGGACGCTTCCTGCACAGCCTGTTCCTGACTTATTCAGCAGTGAATGGACGCTGATACGCCAGTGCTTACTTTATTAAAGTGAAGATATTTGAATTTTTCGTAGACGCAGTGACCTCATAAGTTTTCGTTTTCGATTTCCTGACACTTATCTGCCATATGGAAGAAGCCTTCCCTTCCGTGGAGACATGCGCACTCGACACAGGCTAAGTTATGGCGGAGTTGGCTAAAGCTGTCGACAAGAGTACGAGGATATC is part of the Macrobrachium rosenbergii isolate ZJJX-2024 chromosome 41, ASM4041242v1, whole genome shotgun sequence genome and encodes:
- the LOC136826527 gene encoding uncharacterized protein, whose translation is MLEPRRRSVFVIVLSLLHLVSSEPRSPLTNRTSDMKLAMPLTKSSLVKLLSSWMPNAPEKLAKRDGLTVPLHLPSLEPPGQWLQGEYCSFTEVILEHFRHYVSLPTTIFSNLRGPNEVCDHLNVDKVSIELDSHQELIPTWLRDATLIGECPWQLVKRKLDDDMVPPEILEVNCLCNGFRCSEGGLFKCTPVTQEVKMWRSSTSKSYLLQLDRIRVTIGCVCAQRHSPEAGFVDHVEID